The following are from one region of the Halarcobacter sp. genome:
- a CDS encoding response regulator encodes MENNDLIPNILVVEDQTIVALDIKKTLESLDFKVSAIASDYNTALNNVRIHKPDLILMDINLGKGKDGIETIEKIHTIEKIPVIYITAFSDEITIQRAIKTEPICYMIKPFKRDELKSNILLGLYKIKKETKDTISPKEIHIGLDYYYNFQENNLYFKNFPISLSKKENLLLRILIEAENKIVPFKEIEERIWPKTEVSTSTLRTLVYRLRSKLEHQIIETIQKVGCRLSKEL; translated from the coding sequence ATGGAGAATAACGATTTAATTCCTAATATACTAGTAGTAGAAGATCAAACTATAGTTGCTTTAGATATAAAAAAAACATTAGAAAGTCTCGATTTTAAAGTTAGTGCTATAGCTTCAGACTATAATACTGCTTTAAACAATGTAAGAATACATAAACCTGATTTAATTCTTATGGATATTAATTTAGGTAAGGGGAAAGATGGTATTGAAACTATTGAAAAAATTCATACTATTGAAAAAATTCCAGTTATATACATCACTGCCTTTTCAGATGAAATCACAATTCAAAGAGCAATAAAAACAGAACCTATATGCTATATGATCAAACCTTTTAAGAGAGATGAACTTAAATCAAATATATTACTTGGGTTATACAAAATTAAAAAAGAAACAAAAGATACTATTAGTCCCAAAGAGATTCATATAGGATTAGACTATTATTATAATTTCCAAGAAAATAATTTGTATTTTAAAAACTTTCCTATATCTTTAAGTAAAAAAGAAAATTTACTACTTAGAATTTTAATTGAAGCAGAAAATAAGATTGTTCCATTTAAAGAGATTGAAGAGAGAATATGGCCTAAAACAGAAGTTTCAACAAGTACTTTAAGAACATTAGTTTATAGATTAAGAAGTAAACTAGAACATCAAATTATCGAAACAATACAAAAAGTTGGTTGTAGACTAAGTAAAGAGTTATAA
- a CDS encoding TonB family protein, giving the protein MRYFGSFFITLILYASTITTVLYSFNNQSNITKNEEKKSLVKISLIEPKVELKKEKEIIKEQKNEPKKIKKKISKKVKKTKKKIEKKVTKPKPQIKKEIKKIEPLSSKKVEKVVPHTPKVNITKIKNDYIEKVKKTINKNKFYPNSARRRGIEGYVNVNFIIGEKGELKNIKILNGKKIFYNAAKEAIVKSFPINTKKNNHIFPLKINLCIKYNLN; this is encoded by the coding sequence TTGAGATACTTTGGTTCTTTTTTTATTACATTAATATTATATGCATCAACTATCACAACTGTGCTTTATAGTTTTAATAATCAGTCAAACATTACAAAAAATGAGGAAAAAAAATCTTTAGTTAAAATATCACTTATTGAACCAAAAGTTGAATTAAAAAAAGAAAAAGAAATCATCAAAGAGCAAAAAAATGAACCTAAAAAAATTAAAAAAAAGATTAGCAAAAAAGTAAAAAAAACAAAAAAGAAAATTGAAAAAAAAGTCACAAAACCAAAACCTCAAATAAAAAAAGAGATTAAAAAAATCGAACCATTATCTTCAAAAAAAGTAGAAAAAGTAGTACCACATACCCCAAAAGTAAATATAACTAAAATAAAAAATGACTATATAGAAAAAGTAAAAAAAACTATTAACAAAAACAAATTCTACCCAAATAGTGCTAGAAGAAGAGGAATAGAAGGATATGTAAATGTTAATTTTATAATTGGAGAAAAAGGAGAATTAAAAAATATAAAAATATTAAATGGAAAAAAAATATTTTATAACGCAGCAAAAGAAGCTATTGTAAAAAGTTTTCCAATAAATACAAAAAAAAATAACCATATTTTTCCCTTAAAAATTAATCTTTGTATCAAATATAATTTAAATTAG
- a CDS encoding methyl-accepting chemotaxis protein: protein MFKNLSIKKKLILSFSAISLLVIILATYNIIGLNKSSDGFSNYRELARDSLLASRVQGNMLMMRMQGSTYLRTQSKTSIEEFDKYYKTTSEFLKTATKEIKSPKRAEMLNKIVSELDTYNEDFYNVISLINERNKIVNENLNINGKNIEQLLTSIMLDAEKDNKNIEALETSHSIRLLLLARLYVVKFLNSNSTDDINRAQQEFSLLKNNISKLSSLMSSEKRKNDIKTTINTISEYLNGLNKLVEIIEKRNDITTKSLVPIGAKIASLAEDIKLSIKKEQDQIGPMVAKLNKNLIHTSIIISAIIVIAIILFSITIPMSISSSLKKLNNGILQLLNSGDVKSRVEVSSKDEIGMVSENFNKYLQTIEDGIHKDLLVIDDVKRIVNEAKNGILYKKVELDSQNESLHELRNIFNEMLNIMADRVCGDMNKVQLGLEKFQDLDFTHRIPNPTGKTSQGLNSLAEIINHMLKENKANGLTLQNSADILLENVDILSNSTNEAAASLEETAAALEEITSNIVQNTENVVRMSNYAEELNSSASDGQKLASQTTSAMDEINKQVTAINEAITIIDQIAFQTNILSLNAAVEAATAGEAGKGFAVVAQEVRNLASRSADAANEIKSMVENATTKANDGKLIADKMIHGYHDLNENIAKTIEIIKDIEMSSKEQQSGIEQINDAVTELDQQTQENASVATHTKEVAVQTQYIATKIVSNADEKKFIGKETVTAKDLNTSEVETKNKDSKKQTAVKKDDEQWESF from the coding sequence ATGTTTAAAAATCTAAGTATAAAAAAGAAATTAATACTTTCATTTTCCGCAATATCGTTACTTGTCATAATCCTAGCAACCTACAATATAATAGGATTAAACAAATCTTCTGATGGCTTTTCAAACTATAGAGAACTTGCCAGAGATAGTCTTCTAGCTAGTAGAGTTCAAGGAAATATGTTAATGATGAGAATGCAAGGTTCAACATATTTAAGGACTCAATCAAAAACGAGTATAGAAGAGTTTGATAAATATTATAAAACTACTTCAGAATTTTTAAAAACAGCAACTAAAGAGATTAAAAGTCCAAAAAGAGCTGAGATGCTAAATAAAATTGTAAGCGAATTGGACACATATAATGAAGACTTTTATAATGTTATATCACTAATCAATGAACGTAATAAAATAGTAAATGAAAATCTTAATATAAATGGCAAAAATATTGAACAATTACTAACATCAATAATGCTCGATGCTGAAAAAGATAATAAAAACATTGAAGCTTTAGAAACTTCTCACTCTATTAGATTATTACTTTTAGCAAGACTTTATGTAGTAAAATTTTTAAACTCAAATTCAACAGATGATATAAATAGAGCTCAACAAGAGTTTTCACTTTTAAAAAATAATATTAGTAAACTATCTTCATTAATGAGTTCAGAAAAAAGAAAAAATGATATTAAGACTACTATAAATACAATTTCAGAATATCTTAATGGATTAAATAAACTAGTTGAAATAATAGAAAAAAGAAATGATATTACTACTAAATCATTAGTTCCAATTGGTGCAAAAATAGCTTCTTTAGCTGAAGATATTAAACTATCAATTAAAAAGGAACAAGATCAAATAGGACCTATGGTAGCAAAATTAAATAAAAACCTTATACATACATCTATAATCATTTCAGCTATTATAGTTATTGCCATTATTTTATTCTCTATTACTATACCTATGAGTATATCTTCATCATTAAAAAAACTAAATAATGGAATATTACAATTATTAAATAGTGGAGATGTTAAATCAAGAGTTGAAGTTTCATCAAAAGATGAAATAGGTATGGTATCTGAAAACTTTAATAAATATCTTCAAACCATAGAAGATGGTATTCATAAAGATTTACTTGTTATTGATGATGTTAAAAGAATAGTAAATGAGGCTAAAAATGGTATTCTTTACAAAAAAGTTGAACTTGATTCACAAAATGAATCACTACATGAATTAAGAAATATTTTTAATGAAATGCTTAATATTATGGCTGATAGAGTTTGTGGAGATATGAATAAAGTTCAACTTGGCTTAGAAAAGTTCCAAGATTTAGATTTTACCCATAGAATTCCAAACCCAACAGGGAAAACTTCACAAGGTTTGAATTCATTAGCTGAAATTATTAACCATATGCTAAAAGAGAATAAAGCAAATGGTCTTACCTTACAAAACAGTGCAGATATTCTTCTTGAAAATGTTGATATTCTAAGTAATTCAACAAATGAAGCTGCTGCCTCACTTGAAGAAACTGCTGCAGCTTTAGAAGAGATTACGAGTAATATTGTACAAAATACTGAAAATGTAGTTAGAATGTCTAATTATGCAGAAGAATTAAACTCTTCAGCAAGTGATGGACAAAAATTAGCTTCACAGACAACTTCAGCTATGGATGAAATAAATAAACAAGTAACTGCAATAAACGAAGCTATAACAATAATTGACCAAATTGCATTTCAAACAAATATTTTATCACTTAATGCAGCGGTTGAAGCAGCAACCGCTGGTGAAGCAGGAAAAGGTTTTGCTGTTGTTGCACAAGAAGTGAGAAATCTTGCTTCAAGAAGTGCTGATGCAGCAAATGAGATTAAATCAATGGTTGAAAATGCAACAACAAAAGCGAATGATGGTAAACTTATTGCTGACAAAATGATTCATGGGTATCATGATTTAAATGAAAATATTGCAAAAACAATTGAAATTATAAAAGATATTGAAATGTCTTCAAAAGAGCAACAGTCTGGAATTGAGCAAATAAATGATGCCGTAACTGAATTAGACCAACAAACTCAAGAAAATGCAAGTGTAGCAACCCATACAAAAGAAGTTGCAGTTCAAACACAATATATAGCAACAAAAATTGTAAGTAATGCCGATGAGAAAAAATTTATTGGTAAAGAAACTGTTACTGCAAAAGATTTAAATACATCCGAAGTAGAGACTAAAAATAAAGATTCAAAAAAACAAACTGCTGTAAAAAAAGATGATGAACAATGGGAAAGCTTTTAG
- a CDS encoding MBL fold metallo-hydrolase — MGSCAQNTEKINKDLKGHYDNGKFKNHEVEYKSDFIDFASNVWTFITDKTENKIPSEDEIPVVKLTKNDLINMPDNSVVRIVHSTLLFKMDGKFILTDPVFSETITSFPIFAPKRFHQLPISIEDLPFIDVVIISHNHYDHLDENSIKKLKDKVGYFYTTLGVKQILLDWGVDTMKVCELDWWQSCTNQTIQISATPAQHFSGRGLFDKNETLWASWVIKSSKANVYFSGDTGYFESFKKISEKYGPFDMTFLEAGAYNERWKEIHMMPNQTVQANIDLNGKILFPIHNSTFKLSLHPWNEPLNRVLKEANRRKIKITHPMMGEIIPLLEYTESKQWWN; from the coding sequence ATGGGTAGTTGTGCACAAAACACAGAAAAAATAAATAAAGATTTAAAAGGACATTATGATAATGGAAAATTTAAAAATCATGAAGTTGAATATAAATCTGATTTTATAGATTTTGCGTCAAATGTGTGGACATTTATAACTGATAAAACAGAAAATAAAATACCTTCAGAAGATGAAATTCCTGTAGTAAAATTGACAAAAAATGATTTAATTAATATGCCTGATAATTCTGTGGTAAGAATAGTTCACTCTACACTTCTATTTAAAATGGATGGCAAATTTATATTAACTGATCCTGTATTTTCAGAAACAATTACTTCTTTTCCTATTTTTGCTCCAAAAAGGTTTCATCAATTACCTATTAGTATTGAAGATTTGCCTTTTATTGATGTTGTAATAATTTCCCATAATCATTATGACCATTTAGATGAAAACAGTATTAAAAAATTAAAAGATAAAGTTGGATATTTCTATACAACTTTAGGTGTTAAACAAATATTATTAGACTGGGGTGTAGATACAATGAAAGTTTGTGAGCTTGATTGGTGGCAATCTTGTACAAATCAAACAATACAGATATCTGCAACTCCAGCTCAACATTTTTCAGGACGTGGTTTATTTGATAAAAATGAAACTTTATGGGCTTCTTGGGTTATAAAATCATCTAAAGCAAATGTATACTTTAGTGGAGATACTGGATATTTTGAAAGTTTTAAAAAGATTAGTGAAAAATATGGTCCTTTTGATATGACTTTTTTAGAAGCAGGGGCATATAATGAAAGATGGAAAGAAATTCATATGATGCCTAATCAAACTGTTCAAGCGAATATTGATTTAAATGGAAAAATACTTTTTCCTATACATAATAGTACTTTTAAATTATCACTCCACCCTTGGAATGAACCTTTAAACAGAGTTTTAAAAGAAGCAAATAGAAGAAAAATTAAGATAACTCATCCAATGATGGGAGAGATAATTCCTTTATTGGAATATACTGAATCTAAGCAATGGTGGAACTGA
- a CDS encoding bacteriohemerythrin, with product MSQNESLDYFEVFPWNKNFEIGHEEVDKQHKILVKLLNNLANTLINEQEIEIETAFNELAKYADYHFEAEEKIWEEFLEDSSLLKAHKKSHTKFLPTVIELREKNKDKALVDIIEEVIKFLIRWLSFHIIDEDKRLAIVIKEIKKGKSKEEAKRISDRLMNGSIRILIEAILSMYDGVSSRTLTLMRERNARIKAEEALKEANKQLQELSITDQLTSLYNRRHFENIFDLEMKRARREKKYFSVILFDIDYFKLLNDMYGHAYGDEALKKIGECLRETCKRPSDFAFRVGGEEFAIIFNCYKSDACYNLALKLQKNINDLKIESKGSKISDYMTVSIGLVSIVPTDEDDLESVMKTVDKRLYIAKENGRNQIVRNS from the coding sequence ATGTCACAAAATGAATCATTAGATTATTTTGAAGTTTTTCCGTGGAATAAAAACTTTGAAATTGGTCATGAAGAGGTTGATAAGCAACATAAAATATTAGTAAAATTATTGAATAATCTAGCAAATACTCTGATAAACGAACAAGAAATAGAGATTGAAACTGCATTTAATGAACTTGCAAAATATGCAGATTATCATTTTGAAGCAGAAGAAAAAATTTGGGAAGAGTTCTTAGAAGATAGTTCATTACTAAAAGCTCACAAGAAAAGTCATACAAAATTTTTGCCTACAGTTATTGAATTAAGGGAAAAAAATAAAGATAAAGCTCTTGTTGATATTATTGAAGAGGTTATTAAGTTCTTAATTAGATGGTTATCATTTCATATTATTGATGAAGATAAAAGACTAGCTATAGTAATTAAAGAGATTAAAAAAGGTAAATCTAAAGAAGAAGCAAAAAGAATCTCTGATAGACTAATGAATGGTTCAATAAGAATACTTATTGAAGCTATACTTTCAATGTATGATGGAGTTTCATCACGAACATTAACCCTAATGAGAGAAAGAAATGCCAGAATCAAAGCAGAAGAGGCTTTAAAAGAAGCAAATAAACAATTGCAAGAACTTTCAATCACCGATCAACTTACCTCTTTATATAATAGACGACATTTTGAAAATATCTTTGATTTAGAGATGAAAAGAGCTAGAAGAGAAAAAAAATATTTTTCTGTAATTCTTTTTGATATAGATTATTTTAAACTTCTTAATGACATGTATGGCCATGCATATGGAGATGAAGCTTTAAAGAAAATTGGTGAATGTTTAAGAGAAACTTGTAAAAGACCATCAGATTTTGCATTTAGAGTTGGTGGTGAAGAGTTTGCAATAATTTTTAATTGTTATAAAAGTGACGCTTGTTACAATTTAGCTTTAAAACTACAAAAAAACATAAACGATCTAAAAATAGAAAGTAAAGGTAGTAAAATCTCTGATTATATGACTGTTTCTATAGGTTTAGTTTCAATTGTACCAACAGATGAAGATGATTTGGAGTCAGTAATGAAAACAGTTGATAAAAGATTATATATTGCCAAAGAAAATGGTAGAAATCAAATAGTTAGAAATAGTTAA
- a CDS encoding PAS domain S-box protein: MSYNLQELSKLDKNLLHLLTEHLPDMLWIKDINGYYIYANKAICEGLLMAKDTSEPIGKNDVFFAMREREAHKENPKWHTFGELCFNSDQVVIDANKQMKFEEWGNVKGKLLYLEVNKAPFYDDKGNIIGTVGSGRDISQLKLTQFELAKQAQIIEQIHDCIITSDKFGNIITWNRSSEKTFDYKIEEVLGKSINIIFPEEVYEEIKNIDLKNLENNSFDKKVKLITKTSKILTCMLSMSFFKEKNSDKNRIIYYIKDISDEEKLSEENKQQERIINIQSQHVAMGQMIGNIAHQWRQPLSVISAATTGVQVQKALGTLSDESLENSYNSINMQVQYLSNTINTFRDFIKEEKVYKEVILQERVDKALEILDAALVGNHIKVINNMDYTTPLKVKLIAGELSQVIINIVSNSKDILIEKEIKNPWVKVDLTTKKNKVILSFEDNAGGIPLEIIDKIFEPYFTTKHKSIGTGLGLYMSYKIVVESLRGKLYTKNTRNGAKFYIELPLVD; the protein is encoded by the coding sequence ATGTCATATAACTTACAAGAATTATCAAAACTTGATAAAAACCTTCTTCATTTATTAACTGAACACTTACCTGATATGCTTTGGATTAAGGATATTAACGGGTATTATATCTACGCAAATAAAGCTATTTGTGAAGGTTTATTAATGGCAAAAGATACTAGTGAACCTATAGGGAAAAATGATGTATTTTTTGCAATGAGAGAAAGAGAAGCCCATAAAGAAAATCCAAAATGGCATACTTTTGGTGAGTTGTGTTTTAACAGTGACCAAGTTGTAATTGATGCAAATAAACAAATGAAGTTTGAAGAGTGGGGAAATGTAAAAGGTAAACTACTTTATTTGGAAGTAAACAAAGCACCTTTTTATGATGATAAGGGAAATATTATTGGAACAGTAGGTTCAGGTAGAGATATAAGCCAATTAAAATTAACTCAATTTGAGTTAGCAAAACAAGCACAAATTATTGAACAAATTCATGATTGTATTATTACTAGTGATAAATTTGGAAATATTATAACTTGGAATAGAAGTTCTGAAAAAACTTTTGATTATAAAATAGAGGAAGTTTTAGGAAAAAGTATTAATATAATTTTCCCAGAAGAGGTATATGAAGAGATTAAAAATATTGATTTAAAAAATCTTGAAAACAATTCTTTTGATAAAAAAGTAAAATTAATAACTAAAACCTCAAAAATATTAACATGCATGCTTTCTATGTCTTTTTTTAAAGAGAAAAATTCAGATAAAAACAGAATTATTTATTATATAAAAGATATAAGTGATGAAGAAAAATTAAGTGAAGAGAATAAACAACAAGAAAGAATTATAAATATACAATCTCAACATGTAGCAATGGGGCAAATGATAGGTAATATAGCCCATCAGTGGAGACAGCCTTTAAGTGTAATTTCTGCTGCAACAACTGGAGTTCAAGTTCAAAAAGCTTTAGGTACTCTATCCGATGAGTCTTTAGAAAACTCATACAACAGTATTAATATGCAAGTTCAATATTTATCTAATACTATAAATACTTTCAGAGATTTTATAAAAGAAGAAAAAGTTTATAAAGAGGTGATTTTACAAGAGAGAGTTGATAAGGCTTTAGAGATTTTAGATGCGGCATTGGTTGGTAATCATATAAAAGTTATAAATAATATGGATTATACAACTCCTTTAAAAGTAAAATTAATAGCAGGGGAACTTTCTCAAGTTATAATAAATATTGTAAGTAATTCTAAAGATATTTTAATAGAAAAAGAGATCAAAAATCCTTGGGTAAAAGTTGATTTAACAACTAAAAAAAATAAAGTGATTTTATCATTTGAAGATAATGCAGGGGGAATCCCTTTAGAGATTATAGATAAGATTTTTGAACCATATTTTACAACTAAACATAAATCTATAGGTACTGGCTTAGGATTATATATGAGTTATAAAATCGTGGTTGAAAGTTTAAGAGGAAAGTTATATACAAAAAACACACGAAATGGTGCAAAGTTTTATATAGAACTTCCTTTAGTTGATTAA
- a CDS encoding biopolymer transporter ExbD, which yields MKVKKFDSINVIPFIDIMLVLLVIILTTASFIAKGMIPVDLPEATSAKDIENKKSITITIKENGEILFEKNLIEKFDFEKKLITYEKKTPIQINCDKNVKFEDFIFLLDILKNNNYENIGIITKKENQN from the coding sequence GTGAAAGTTAAAAAGTTTGATTCGATAAATGTAATTCCATTTATTGATATTATGCTAGTTCTTTTAGTTATTATTTTAACCACAGCTTCATTTATTGCAAAAGGAATGATTCCTGTTGATTTACCAGAAGCTACAAGTGCAAAAGATATAGAAAACAAAAAAAGTATTACTATTACAATAAAAGAAAATGGTGAAATTTTATTTGAAAAAAATCTAATAGAAAAATTTGATTTTGAGAAAAAACTTATAACTTATGAGAAAAAAACACCTATTCAAATAAATTGCGATAAAAATGTGAAATTTGAAGATTTCATTTTTTTATTAGATATTTTAAAAAACAACAATTACGAAAATATAGGAATAATAACTAAAAAGGAAAATCAAAATTGA
- a CDS encoding PAS domain-containing sensor histidine kinase, with the protein MNYSISAKKNAYIFIIIVGILNTIIAFLMYSYFKQSLTESLYKKNIEIAKLEFTKTEKEIIKKINHYKLILQHIKDSTHFNKLLLDNTNLSNKNLLIHDFETFTQTNKNIFQFRYLDEQGFEKIRIDKVEGKTIITKELQNKSDRYYFKKTKLLKNNQYYISDFDLNVENKKIEIPFKPTIRVSTPIYINEIFKGIVIINYNADELINYITDQRIFNVYYMDSKENFLLHPDKNKCWSTQLNTNFKVKDEIKNIDTLLKNKFEDRNHIYYINKVSITDNDFFIIYSIKKQFYERELRELKNKIVIIFFIIFLVTLPIVVIGSYLQTFQMKILETLIDSLPFPIVLKDNKGNFILLNKSLARLYGHSSKESLLGENSYKFYKKNLPYSDKQIDLEVLSKKKIKFEDSFTLPNDKKLYFDTRLIKISFLGLLKKDFILGIAIDITELKQLNKDLEKKVQEEVTNRLLMEEKLSKKLKQAQVGNLIDNIILQWEYPLNLISLSVQSLEIDSETNNITADKLTKNLDIIKENTNYIYNTAEDFKIFLSTEKGVELFNVNKTIIIIERILKNRFLKDNISIEKNIDKTINIKGQKSEFAQVILNIINNSLDEFELSNKKFDEKKISIEILQKKDFCNIKIKDTAGGIDSKYLNKIFENNFTLKEKDSSGMGLSISKDIILKEFKGEIKVYNEKLGVVTEINLPYKQII; encoded by the coding sequence ATGAATTACTCAATTTCAGCTAAAAAAAATGCTTATATTTTTATTATAATTGTGGGTATATTAAATACAATTATTGCTTTTCTAATGTACAGTTATTTTAAACAATCTCTAACTGAATCTTTATATAAAAAAAATATTGAAATTGCCAAATTAGAATTTACAAAAACAGAAAAAGAGATTATAAAAAAAATAAATCATTACAAACTTATTTTACAACACATAAAAGATAGTACTCATTTCAATAAGTTATTACTTGATAACACTAATTTATCTAACAAAAATCTACTTATTCATGATTTTGAAACTTTTACACAAACTAATAAAAATATATTTCAGTTTAGATATTTAGATGAACAAGGTTTTGAAAAAATAAGAATAGATAAAGTAGAAGGAAAAACTATTATTACAAAAGAGTTGCAAAATAAAAGTGATAGATACTATTTTAAAAAAACCAAACTTTTAAAGAATAACCAATATTATATCTCTGATTTTGATTTAAATGTTGAAAATAAAAAGATAGAAATTCCATTTAAACCAACTATTAGAGTATCAACTCCAATATATATAAACGAAATTTTTAAAGGTATTGTAATCATAAATTATAATGCAGATGAACTTATTAACTATATTACAGATCAACGTATTTTTAATGTTTATTACATGGACAGTAAAGAAAATTTTCTACTTCATCCTGATAAAAATAAATGTTGGAGTACACAATTAAATACTAATTTTAAAGTAAAAGATGAAATCAAAAATATTGATACTTTACTAAAAAATAAATTTGAAGATAGAAATCATATTTACTATATAAATAAAGTTTCTATAACAGATAATGATTTTTTTATCATATATTCAATCAAAAAACAATTTTATGAAAGAGAATTAAGGGAACTAAAAAATAAAATTGTAATAATATTTTTTATCATATTTTTAGTTACACTTCCTATTGTCGTTATAGGTTCTTATTTACAAACGTTTCAAATGAAAATATTAGAAACATTAATTGATAGCTTACCTTTTCCTATTGTATTAAAAGACAATAAAGGTAATTTTATTTTATTAAATAAATCACTTGCAAGACTTTATGGACACTCAAGCAAAGAATCATTATTGGGTGAAAATTCATATAAATTTTACAAAAAAAATCTTCCATATAGTGATAAACAAATCGATTTAGAAGTTTTGTCAAAAAAGAAAATAAAATTTGAAGATAGTTTTACTCTTCCAAACGATAAAAAACTATATTTTGATACAAGATTAATTAAAATCTCATTTTTAGGTTTATTAAAAAAAGATTTTATCTTAGGTATTGCAATTGATATAACAGAGTTAAAACAATTAAATAAAGACTTAGAAAAAAAAGTTCAAGAAGAGGTAACAAATAGACTGTTAATGGAAGAGAAGTTATCCAAAAAACTTAAACAAGCTCAAGTTGGGAACTTAATAGATAATATAATTTTACAATGGGAATATCCGCTAAATCTTATCTCTCTTAGTGTTCAATCCCTTGAAATTGATTCTGAAACAAATAATATAACAGCCGATAAATTAACAAAAAATCTTGATATTATAAAAGAAAATACTAATTATATTTATAACACAGCAGAAGATTTTAAAATATTTTTATCTACAGAAAAAGGTGTAGAACTTTTCAATGTAAATAAAACAATAATCATAATAGAGAGAATCTTAAAAAATAGATTTTTAAAAGATAATATTTCAATAGAAAAGAATATTGATAAAACCATTAATATAAAAGGGCAAAAAAGTGAATTTGCTCAAGTCATATTAAATATAATAAATAACTCCTTAGATGAATTTGAACTTAGTAATAAAAAATTTGATGAAAAGAAAATAAGTATAGAGATTTTACAAAAGAAAGATTTTTGTAATATAAAAATAAAAGATACTGCAGGTGGAATTGATTCAAAATATCTAAATAAAATATTTGAAAACAATTTTACACTAAAAGAAAAAGATTCTTCAGGGATGGGACTTAGCATATCAAAAGATATTATTCTAAAAGAATTTAAAGGTGAGATTAAAGTTTACAATGAGAAATTAGGTGTTGTAACAGAAATAAACCTTCCATACAAACAAATTATATAA
- the exbB gene encoding TonB-system energizer ExbB, which translates to MSKLADYGVIGFLGFLSFLSIMFWIERMWFYKTIKLNNYNSKEELEIALTNNLGIISTTASNAPYIGLLGTVFGIIITFYIMGESGDIDVKNIMTSLALALKATAMGLIVAIPAIVFNNHLVRKVEVLLAKWDISKKAKSES; encoded by the coding sequence ATAAGCAAATTAGCAGATTATGGTGTTATAGGATTTTTAGGTTTCTTAAGTTTTTTAAGCATTATGTTTTGGATTGAAAGAATGTGGTTTTACAAAACAATAAAACTAAATAACTATAATTCAAAAGAGGAATTAGAAATTGCTTTAACAAATAATCTTGGCATAATCTCTACAACTGCATCAAATGCCCCTTATATAGGTTTATTAGGAACTGTATTTGGAATAATTATTACATTTTATATTATGGGAGAGAGTGGAGATATTGACGTAAAAAACATCATGACCTCTTTAGCTTTAGCTCTTAAAGCCACAGCTATGGGTTTGATTGTAGCAATACCGGCAATTGTATTTAATAACCATTTAGTAAGAAAAGTAGAAGTACTTCTTGCTAAATGGGATATAAGTAAAAAGGCAAAAAGTGAAAGTTAA